The sequence below is a genomic window from Psychrilyobacter piezotolerans.
ATATTTAGTTTTTTCCTATAATAGGAGGGAAATTCCATTTATTATAATCGATCCCAGCAAGGAAATAGCAAAACCTGAAACACCCATGGCTATATATATGCATAAAATAATTATAGACAACGAGTAAAAATTATGATAAACTCGTTAAAATACTTCGTTTGTATAAAAATATATACATATTTGTATAAAAAAAAATACATGCGGAAATTAAGGGGGTTATATCATGTCTAAAACAAAACTAATGATTGATGAAGTTGAAAAGTGGAGTGCTCATAATTATCATCCCATTCCCATTGTTATTGCAGAAGGCGAAGGCATCTGGGTAACTGATGTAGAAGGCAATAAGTATATGGATATGTTAGCAGCATATTCGGCAGTAAATCAGGGGCATAGACACCCCAAAATAGTTTCAGCGCTTATTGACCAGGCTCAAAAAATGCCATTGACTTCAAGAGCTTTTCACAATGACAAGATGGGGGCTTACGTAAAAAAGTTATGTGAATTCACAGGTTTTGAAAAGGTTTTACCAATGAATACAGGCGCAGAAGCGGTTGAGACTGCTCTAAAAGCTGTTCGAAAATGGGGTCATCAAGTGAAAGGTGTTGAATGTGCTGAAATCATTGCCTGTCAAAATAACTTTGCCGGAAGGACAATCAGTACAATTTCTTTTTCAACAGAAGATCAATATAGGGAGGGCTTCGGACCTTTCACACCAGGTTTCAAAACTGTTCCTTTTGGTGATTTAAAAGCATTGGAAGATGCCATAACAGACAATACAGTTGCTGTAATTATGGAGCCGATTCAAGGTGAAGCCGGTATTATTGTACCTCCTGAAGGGTACTTAAAAGGTGTGAGAGAAATTACAAAAGCCAATAATGTTTTAATGGTCTGTGATGAAATTCAAACTGGCTTTGGTAGAACTGGAAAGCTTTTTGCCTTCGAACACGATAATATCAGACCGGACGTTGTAACAGTAGGTAAAGCTTTAAGTGGTGGATTGTATCCGGTATCTGCAATGCTATCATCAAAAGAAGTTATGGATGTATTCAGACCAGGTGACCACGGATCAACATTCGGAGGTAATCCATTAGGATGTGCGGTTGCTATGGCAGCATTAGATGTTCTAGAAGATGAAAACTTAGTGGAAAGATCTAAAGAATTAGGAGACTATCTTTTGGATGAATTGAAGAAGATAGATTCAGAACATATTAAAGAAGTGCGGGGTAAAGGTCTGTTTGTTGGTGTTGAACTGGATAAACCAGCAAGACCATTCTGCGAAGCTTTAATGAAGGAAGGTATTCTTTGTAAAGAAACACATGAGTTTACAATTCGTTTAGCACCACCTTTAGTAGTTAAAAAGGAAGAATTAGATATATGTATAGAGAAATTAAAGAAAGTATTGAAATAAAGGAAAGAACAGAAGTTTATAATAAAGGGGTAAGTTAGTGGTGCTTTATTTCCACCATAAAATCCATGATTGTAAATGTCTCGAAATTTGTAGGAGTTTTGGACAGAGAAAGGAGTTAGACAACTGTCTAACTCCTTTCTCTATTTCCTCTTCATCCTTTTGAAGTTTATACTCATCCAAATTTTATTTTAATTCTTTTTCTAGATGTTCTTCTACTTCTCAGAAGTTTCCCTACTTAGTCGTACAACAGAATAAGTTCCGCAGTGAAACGAGGACTGTAGCTGTAAAAAGACGAAGATTCCTCTGACTTACTCATATAACATCACTTAGAAAAGGTGAGCTTTTCTTTGGTTCGTTTCCTTTGCTCATCAAAAGAAATGAACCCGTATTAAAGAGGGGCTCTTTAGAGCTTTCAATTAATATTACTAAGTTGAGTATTTTCTAAATCTAATATACAAAAAAACTCCTGAAAAATGTAATTCGATTCTACATTAATCTGGAAGTTTATACAAACTTTGGAGGTACACTCTCTATTTTTTAAAGGAATTATAAATTACACTTTTAGATATTTCAAATCTTTGGTCATGGAATCGATGAGGAATGCTTTTTTCATCGGGATATCCCACAGGGAATAGTGCAACTGGTATTATATTTTCAGGTAGTGAGAATGTATCGATAATCTTTTTAGGATCAAAATGACCAACCCAAGTAGTCCCCAGGTTAAGATTAGTTATTTCCAGCATCATTTGAGTTGCCACAATAGTTGCATCAACTTCACCCATATCCTTATTGTCAAAACTTCTCTTCCAACTTATAGTATTGTCATAGCAGATAAGCAT
It includes:
- a CDS encoding nitroreductase family protein, coding for MDFLELAKKRYSVRKFSNQKIEKEKINLILEAGRIAPTAVNYQPQRILLLESDESLKKLKECTKYHFDAPLAMLICYDNTISWKRSFDNKDMGEVDATIVATQMMLEITNLNLGTTWVGHFDPKKIIDTFSLPENIIPVALFPVGYPDEKSIPHRFHDQRFEISKSVIYNSFKK
- the rocD gene encoding ornithine--oxo-acid transaminase, with protein sequence MSKTKLMIDEVEKWSAHNYHPIPIVIAEGEGIWVTDVEGNKYMDMLAAYSAVNQGHRHPKIVSALIDQAQKMPLTSRAFHNDKMGAYVKKLCEFTGFEKVLPMNTGAEAVETALKAVRKWGHQVKGVECAEIIACQNNFAGRTISTISFSTEDQYREGFGPFTPGFKTVPFGDLKALEDAITDNTVAVIMEPIQGEAGIIVPPEGYLKGVREITKANNVLMVCDEIQTGFGRTGKLFAFEHDNIRPDVVTVGKALSGGLYPVSAMLSSKEVMDVFRPGDHGSTFGGNPLGCAVAMAALDVLEDENLVERSKELGDYLLDELKKIDSEHIKEVRGKGLFVGVELDKPARPFCEALMKEGILCKETHEFTIRLAPPLVVKKEELDICIEKLKKVLK